ctcagtcccttcgagacgCATGgagcgcagagtttgagcagttgctcCAGGGAATTAtgtcagtgttagagtatgcTATTAGATTCTGTGATTTGGCCAGACATACACTTgctttggtcgctacagttagagagcgagtccgtagATTCATTAAGGGGTTAAGATGTGATATCcagttcagcatggctcgggagttggagtcAGATGTTCCATTTTAGCAGGTGGTGGGGATCGCCCGCCGATTTGAGGGCATGTGGGGCCAAGAGAGAGAGGACAGTCGGGGCCAGCAGAGAGAGGACAGGCTGGGTCAAGAGAGAGAGGGCGGGGAGGctaggaggcctcgtagaccagagagatctactggtccatATTTttgaggcagggtacgacatggtagaggttttgtggttCAGCTAGTTCAATTTGCACTCCAGGCTTCGCACGGTATCCCAAGTATCCATGGGTCTCAGattacccgtaccgcacagtttccACAACCAcatcagcagagaggttgcttcaagtgtggagataccagccacagggtgagagattgtcccagactcctGACAAATGTATCACAGCGGGGCATTCgagcgagtagagggcgcccaagagggggagacccggcccattgatataattgctacGAATTGGTTGAGGTCGCTATACCaaatgctgtcattacaggtacatcccgatttgttataaaaggataatTCTCCTTAATTCGATTCGGTTCTGGATATCGAGGCGAGTCCttctattatgctccacttatgagtgagcttcgtaattttgtgacccacttatatatTTATCTCTGTTGAGAGATTTGAAGATGTTAACCCGTGTctaccatttttatttttgtacaccatcgagggctataagtccaaaagtgactttctattactcactatTGTGGGTTTTAATGTAATTTTGGAATAATTAGTCTTAATTTTATGCCCTattggtatgggggttcattatgtgttataaaaattatttacagaatttattgaaaagaagaaagaaaggaaattgaaaaaaaaaaattcagttggcacaatgtgcaaaatacttgtgattcgaagttgaggacgagatcctcacatttttatatgaggtaaaatatttaaactgggttACGAGCCGAAgtggaagttatgtaaggacaaggtccttgtggtaaaaattttatgagtttaaattctccctttgtgaaatttaatttgcactatagtattaatagggagtcatgcctgttaggcttatttgataattcttatatatttttctgtgcatatttagcctacgaggtgagtgccaaggtggcgttaaatatgactcgttaatccgagtaagtaattatgaggtcgtcatgcctcgcgtgttgccgtcagtgttgtgaaaaattAGACATGAGATTTTGTTTAAgatgagattaattgaggatgctgaaattaattataaacaactattatgaccagagatgtgactatGTACATACctatgatgtgtgcgtaggcacgattTACTACAGCCGGTTGAAACTAATACCATGTGTTGATGTGAGGAATTTGAAATTTGATTGGAGCGTAAGGAATTGACTTTAAAGCTTATAAgtgtgaataaaagaaataatctccacTGAGATGATGTTGTCGGACCCTTGTTAAATTTAcggtgacgtagaatcacccgTGAGTATGTGTGAAATAATGCACTTAGTAGTCTAATGTCATcggaataattcttggcacgttcgaggacgaacgtatgtttaataAGGGGAGAATGTAACCACCCAActtcgttttaagaattaacgccccgttcaatggcttaaggtctcgagcagcttcgtaatatgtattatgacccatgggggtggtcgagtttgattttcggaagattcgaaatttaattaaaagaacaattctcatttttgaaacttaaatgaaaagagttgatccgagatttgacttatgtgtaaacgacctcggattcgaattctgatgattccaatagctccgtatagtgattttggacataggagcatgtccgaaaaattatttgaaagtccgtagtggaatttggcttgaaatggcgaaaatggaatttttgaaaagtttgactggggagttgaatttttgatatcggagtcggaatccagttctgaaaatttgtataggtccattatgtcatttatgacttgtgtgcaaaatttgaggtcaatcggacgtgatttgataggtttcggcattgaatgtagaagttgaaatttcttaatttcattaagcttgaattggggtatgattcgtggttctagcattgttcgatataatttgaagttttgactaagttcgtatgatattttaggacttgttggtatgactTGACGGGTCCTGAGGGGTTTGGgtatatttttggatcattggttgagaggctagtaaagttaagaaatttgggagtatgactatggtcaatatcgggtcaagacgacctcttttcagtattttgagtgcgcgagcaggtccgtagcatgttttatgattgaaattcatatatggtttgtgtccgtgagattccggatgagtttcagggtggtttcagatcattttcggagaagtttgagtttgctggtttctggtgaggtactgttcatttacaattgcgaaccatttatcgTAATTGCGAAAATACTGTTCATTCACAATTGCGAACTATTTATCGCAATGAAAACATTGTTCacttgcaattgcgaacaatttatCGCAATTACGAACACTGTTCATGggaggtactgttcattcgcaaatgcgaagtttttgtccgcaaatgcaaacctgggcagaaacttaaggatcgAAAAtctgttatttcttcattttcgattgggatttgtggagctcggtttttgggcgattttgaggatttcttcacgacttcgactggagtaagtgttctatatcctaaagtgattatatttcatgaatctatggttatattcatcgtttagttcatatttaaatggaagaattcaaaaaacttccaaaaatgaaaattcaagatttggaggatgatttgttgttggaatttgataaaattggtattgTTGAACTCgaatcggaatgggtattcggatttcgtgaAAATTATGTCGGATTCTGAaaggcgggccccgcgttgacttttattgaccttttagaataaatttttaagtttgcattttattatccggaattgtttccgatgaattttagtgaagttatacaattaatttagaTAGATTTGaactgtccggaggtcaattcaagcaagaagacgattttggaatatcgacataatttaaaaaatgtaagtatcttgcctaaccttgagtgggggaaatttcccttaggcattgagtcttatgtgtaatttgtgtaattgaaaaccatgtacgcgaggtgatgagtacgtacttggtttatatgtgcaaattacattggttaagatccttagacgcccttatgtattaaattaaaaattattggcacttattaaatcctttaattgtcttgcctaaatccttgttttgttggatttgtttttatatgatgatttggtgtgattgccaccttgatttttatgtgaaatattattttgttgagttgttcactcccggatatatttgttaagactttgtgcacattatggtcgatccatgggctccttattgtggaaaataatgtattgttgaatttggtggcgagttgtaatatttgagtacttgatgtgcaatctgtgaaaaaatataatatttgagcacttgatgtgcaatctgtgataaattataatatttgagcatttgatgtgcaaatctgtgatatgttgtaatatttgagcacttgaggtacaatttacgagatgtgatattggcacattatattgttgggaagttttgttcggggtatttgcacaaggtttctgccgtgctattattactattgatttatgtacatgcggcgtgacaaggtggactatatatatatatatatatatatatatatatatatatatatatatatatatgtgtgtgtgtgtgtgtgtgtgtgtgtgtgtgtgtgtgtgtgtgtgggtttgcgcatgtggcgagacaaggtgggaatattattatgcgcctgtggagagacaaggcgggcatttactttattattgcacacgtggcgagacaaggtgggtcaTGTCGGAAATTaaattgtgatgacttgtgatagcctgggggtattgttgttgttgcatatttactttgggattacgaggcggtacctcgggagatccacctgtcttgcatatttacttttgggactacgagacgatacttcgggagatcccttgttgagcatttacttttgggactacgagacagtatctcgggagtgcccttttgttgacatCTCGCTATGGTCTCACTtgtctttggttattttgtatttCTGTGATAGGTCAATCCTTGTGATCtgccgtgatgtattatttgattttactaTGTGTTTATATTCTTTGTCGTATTGTATTGGCTTGGGATTTTTAGTACGAGACTCTGAAGATTTATATTCCTAATTTTTACCGATTTTTGATgactgagttgttttaaataaaagaagttactattatgttttaaactaataagttttacatctgaagcaatagattatctgatattttatttaaattgaaatatcatttttctttactcaaactatttctaaaataagctcatttctttgttgaattcttacttggtttaTAAACAAttgtaaccttactttattgaaaataaattaatcgtACGGAtcttatatattaaaatatttggcatgagagttgttcgtgcggttgtgattagagatatgggcatgaggtgccgtgagAATATGAAAGGGGGTCGAgaaccgtattttatgattatgatatgagatatttatttggaagagttttatattcgaaggatatttatttgaagaaatatatttggaaggtatttatttgaaaagattatatgtgaaagacttgtttaattggttgttcTTATGTTTCTTATTCGTCTGAGTAATAATTATAGTGTTCTTGCTATCTTACTGTTTATAGCACTAGtggattattgttgctatcactgctatttgtttttgattattttagtatggcacaagttatttgactagtgagtgtcttgactgtacctcgtcactactccactgaggttagtcttgatacttactgggtaccgattgtggtgtactcatactacacttctgcatatttttgtgcatagCCAGGTAAATGTGGAGTCAGTTGATCGATCGCTAGCAGTACAgatcttgctgtggagactcaaggtaaacctgttgctacATTCGCAGGCtttagagtcaccttctgatattgtacttgcaCTGTTTTACCTCTATTTCAAAACAATTGTATTTATAGGCTTTCTAataactcagtagagcttatgacttgtactacccgAAACCTCCATATCTCTAggactcaaaatgatcggtcggatcgttacaatagaTTTTGTCCATCCCACCACATCCTATGTGATGATAAACTTAGATAATTTGCATGTCAAACCAACTTTTCAACGATtgctataatattttttttgcaaaatCAATAAAGTTATAAGTCTAAATTTATATCTAAAACTTTCCTATCTAGTGAAATATCAATCGTATAAATGGAGTAGAACTAAGTTTTAAGATAAggatattttgtgacttttcaaAGCGAAGAAAGATGCACAAAATGGAACTATTTAATGTGAAAACACATATTTTAAATATGGATTTTAACTTGGTGATCATAAGACTAGAACCTTTTTGTCTTTTGCTAAGCATGGGATGTTGCACTTGGCAATAACACATATGCATGACAATCACAATGTATTTCACACATATCCTGCAGAAATAACAAATATTTTTGTGCATTACTATGAAGAAGTGTTGATAAGCAAAACAACAATGTTTGATATAGATAATAATAAGAGTCCAGGTCCAGATGAGTGTGGCAGTGGATTCTTCAAAGCAACATGGAGTGTAATAGGAATGTATATAACAGCAGCCATCTTGGAGTTCTTCAACAATGGGAAGTTACCAAAAATACTTAACTCCACGATAATATCATTAATTCCTAAAGTTATTGTCCTAGCTTATGCTGGTAAATTCCGGCCTATTTCTTGTTGCAATGTATTGTATAAGTACAAATCTAAGATGCTTTATAATAGTAGATTGAACAAGGACATTTACCATACAGTGGCTGACAATCAGGCAGCGTTTGTTGGGGGAAAGTCTTTAGTCTATAATGTGTTTACTTGTCATGACCTCCTAAGACAATATAACAGGAAGATATCACCAAGATGTTTGACAAAAATTAATCTAATAAAGGCATATGATATGATAAGCTAGGCATTTATTGAGAAGGCAATAGCGTGTTTTGATTTTCCTGCTAAGTTTATCCAATTGGCGATGACATGCATCTCTATCAAGTTAATGGAGCAGGGCATGGTTACTTTGAAGGCAAGAGAGGATTGATGCAAGGGGAATCAATATCACCTCTTTTGTCAGAATATCTATCTCAGACACTTAAGAGAATGAGTGAGCTGCCAGACTTCAAGTTCCATCCGATATGTACTCACAAATCTTATTTTTATAGATGCAAGATTGATGGCAACTCTGGATAAATCAAATGTATCTTTTTTGTAGGGGTAGACGAGTAGATGGAGACCCTTAATCACTTCAATAATGCCACATGATTGGTGGAAAATCTggataaattttaaatattttttgtgtaaTAAAAGTGAATCCTATTTCCACTAGAATTAAGTACCAGTGCTCTAACAGAATCAACTAGGAGAACCAGGTCCTTTACTGAAAgttatttaaaggaaataatgTGAATACCAAATTTGTAGTGGTACAGATACAAAAAGAAGTTAAAGAGAGGATAGATTTCGTGAAAGGCTCAAAGAAAGCTCATAGGTGTAGTTTCTTCATTCAACAGCTCCGTAATTAGTTATTTTTGTTGGAGGCCTAGTTGTTCGTAttacccttcctagaaggtggatATGTCTAGGTGATTTTTAggtgtattattatttttggtttttAATATTTCACAATGATACCAAAAGAAACTATAGATTTGTTTATGGAAATGTTTGTTAATGCCATTTTCCGAGACGAGGTTGTTGTGATAAATGTGCTCTCAGCATGTGCACCGTTGTTAGTTAAGTTATTCAGAGACATAAAATCGGTACATGGATTAGTTATAAGTAGAGGTGTACAAAGAAATCgataaaccgcaccaaaccgataatccgagtcaaatcggAAAAATTCCCCGAttatggtttggtttgacttggtttggtattggaaaagaaaacccgaccataattggtttggtttggttttaactaaaaaaaatcaaaccgaaaccaaaccaacccgatagtacatttatacaatttttaaaaatattttatacatataaatatttattgtaatgtattttataaatatttcttaaactttttcataattttatcttttaacgtattatttcaagtttgaacttaacattcttgaatgataaataaattttatagcacataaatgtagtaactcaaacaaagttcaaatcaatactaatgctaccAAAAGAAACTCCATTCAACACTAGGAATGATGATAGTGTTGGatattattttttagttttacattggtttataatgaaaatgcataacttagtttattttttttgtagtgcttagttatgtaattaatagtacttattatCTATACTTGTTTTAGCATGACATATATAGTatatttagattatgttaatttttattatggcttattaattaacaATATTTGCTTTACGCaatttattatctttgttattgaatattttagtataatgctatgacttatctcatattattgtgttatgttttttggaaaatacaatatatagttgtatcttaataggactaaagaaatatttggagcacaagttacatattttgtgctaTAAAGACGTTACCAggaaaaaacccgaaaaaaaccgaaaaacccgagaaaaaACGAGATTGAAAAATtcgactttgttggtttggtttggtttatagatttaaaaacccgacaccattggtttggtttgataatgaaaaaatccgaaccaacccgagtTATGTACACCCTAGTTATAGGAGTTGGTTTTGAATCTTGTTTAACATTCAATATAATTCGATTCACTTGTAATCGACTTTTAGAATCATGGTTGCACAGACTGGTAAAAGCCCATCATATTGACTAGATATGGTCAAAGCTCAATGAAAATGAATGACAACTCGTAAATTATGTGGTTAAGGCATGTGAAATACTTCTCACTTTTTCGAGAATAGAGTTGTCAAAATGGGTTGGCCAGCCAAGCTGTTGGGGTCTATAGAATTCAATTGGATTAGACAAGTTGGCCCTTAATTTGAAAGAGTCTTCAAAATGCGGCCGGTCTAGCCCATCCCTAAGTAGATTAGGAGTTAGGACTGAGGATAGGCTACTCCTTCAAATTTGCTATAAAGAAAAATGTTCAAACGCCAAACATCTATTTTATGTTTTGTGATAACTTGGCTTTTCTTTCTCGTTGCTACGCGCGCAACACATTTTCATTAGTTGCTTTTCTCACCTCAAGTCTGTAATTTTCATCTTTTTGTAAATGGTAGGGTTAGGCAGAGATTCTACTCCTTGAAGAGAAGAATTGAAAATCGTTGTTTTATGATTTTGGTTTAAGTCTGGTCATCTAGTTTTATGTGTACTTGGTACGTCCTTACCCTTCTTCGACCATTTTACTTACACTCATAAAATACCAGTCCACCATCGACACAGTAGCTCGCCGAATACCAACTTCTGAAGATTTCAGTTTACATAAAAAGTCTAGACAAGTTTAAAGCATAATAAAACCTAATTAGGCTATGAGTCTCAGGCCAACACAGTACAACAAAGTTCCGAATAAATTTTGTTTAGGAGACGATGTCAATTTAGAACAGtaaaaacacataaatagcaCAGAAGACCACAAATACTACCTTTATCTAAAAAATGCCAGGGAAGAACCCTACCCCTGAATAAAATAATATATGGAAAGACAAGTGGCTGCCATCATGCGAGTCAGAGTGCAAAATATTACATGAACATTAACCTAAAGCTACTTCAAGGTACCATCATCCTTTtacaaaaagggaaaagaagtATAACAAAACAATAGTTTTGCAATAAGCCAATTCTCCTTGCAAAAGAAGGATCTCGtaaggtacataaaataaaaacataactGCAAAAATCATTGATCATGCCTCCTAAGCCTGTCATAAGAAAGAAAGATTGTTAGAAATTACAGCCTCGAAATGATCAATGAATTCCTGTGTGATAATCTCACGTACCTTGCTCGCAATGTTGTTGGAGAGCCAGTCAAGTCCCTCGTAAAGTCCTTCCCCAGAGGTGGCACATGTACTCTGAATGTACCTGTGAGGCAAAGTAAGAGGTTCAGTAATGGTAGAACACAATTCATTCTTATCTGCAACACCATGCATGCAACTCAAGGATACTAGCAAAGTGTATCAAACTTGGCCACAATATATACCAGTGACGTTGACGGAGGGAGTGAAGACCAAGCTTATCAGTAATCTCAGCAGCGTTCATAGCATTTGGAAGATCTTGCTTGTTGGCAAACACAAGCAGCACCGCATCCCTCAGTTCATCCTATAAGTACATTAGCAAAAGTTTTGAGAATGAGAGATAATGAGCAATAAGAAACTAATACCATATATCTTTATAACCCATAGAGTTGGTAATATCTCTTGGCATCATTCTTGAATTATACTCTTTTACCTCCAAACTCCCGCCCAAGGTTCATTATAAACGGGCACGCACGCGCGcgcacagagagagagagagagagagatagagatagagagagagagagagagatgattGCATTACCTCATTCAACATCCTGTGCAACTCGTCTCTAGCCTCAACAACACGGTCCCGATCATTACTGTCAACAACAAAGATGAGCCCTTGTGTGTTTTGGAAGTAATGTCTCCACAGTGGTCGAATCTGGAAATAtcaataaataatgactgagcaTATCAGGTAACACCATTAACAATTTCAGCCAATAAGTCATTTCCTGGTATCAAAAACTCATAAGTCCAGAATACCTATAGAAAGACTAGATCTAGATGAACCTTTTTATTTGTCGATAACAAACACTAGATGATAAAGCTAGATAGGCATTAGCCACTCAACTAGGCAAAGCCATGGCAGAAATGAATTTGCAAGATAAACCATGCATATAGATGATGGCTGGAGTTGGAAGAGAAGTTACCGTTCAGTTCTTTCTGTCTTTCTGAGAGTACGGTGTTCTTGGTGGATATCTCTCAGAAAGAAAAACATTGTGAAAGAAAAATGGACATTATACCAAACCAAAAAGAGACCAAGAGAGAAAAGGAACATCATTAATCTCTACTCAAGCATATTAGACAAGAAACACtaacaggaaaaagaaaataaaattccaGAAACCAAAGCATGCTCCATCTTTATCCAGCCACTTGAAGGATGGCCATTATGATGTTATCCTAAATTAATGGGGTATTGAACTTTCCTATGTTTGTTGCTTTTTTCCTGATGAGTTAAAGAGATTTCCTATGTTATGTCACATTTTTAGAGAACTAATGTCACAGATCACCAGACTTTGGTATTTTATGGCACCAAATACCTTGTCCTGACCACCAACATCCCAGACAGTGAAGCTAATGTTCTTGTACTCCACAGTCTCCACGTTAAATCCTGACAAGAGCGAGCGTTAGTGCAGAACATACCAAGGACTCGATAAATAGAATTAGGGCAGCTATGGTTAATATGTTAAATGCAAATACCATTAACACTTTAACAGAGGAAATACTTTTCAAAATCCATAGAGTAGGAAGAATCCAAGAAAAGGTCAATCACTTGGTCAGTTACGAAGTCTAATTAATGGAAGCAGAGTGAAAGTGGCACTATGTTACGTACCCAGCACAAGATCAGTACCACGAGCAATAGACGTTACGTGCAGCATACACGATATAATAGCAGAACTTACCAATGGTAGGAATAGTGGTAACAATCTCTCCCAGTTTGAGCTTGTACAATATGGTTGTCTTACCAGCTGCATCAAGACCTACCATAAGAATTCGCATTTCCTTCTTGGCAAATAGCCGACTGAAAAGCTTAGTGAAAGACAACCCCATCTTTAAAACTGCCTGTTATACcaaaaccaaaaatcagacaGCTGTACAGCTTCATTCCTCATACCAATAAGCAAAGATAGGTTTCACATGCGCAAAGGTTGTACTACCAGTTGACACTTTACGATGAGAAACAAAAAGCTGAGCAGCCAAGTCAATTATAGCAAGGGACTTGATAATTTTTAAAACCTCTTCTTCCATACAGTTTGTTTATCCAAAGCAATAATTCAAATTCTTTTTCCAAACTTCATTCAAAATTTCCAAACTCCTACATTACAATTTCCGCATATCTTTCCCATCTGAAATTCCAGTCTATTTCATCAATCTAGAAAATACAGTAGGACAAGGAGAAAAAAACTAGATACAATTACGCCTCAATCCCAAATTAATTGGGGTTCGGGTATAGGAATCTCAATATCCACTTCGCTTCATTTGGGCCCGTTTAATTACAATACTCAATAATCTGGATTTTGGCGGTTCTCTAACACCAGAAATTCGTAATTTTaccaaaaacaaattcaacaaaaagCTTTCCAAAATCACACAAAATCAAGCGGTAAAGAATAAGAGTCAATGAAATCAAGGTCTGTAGCACGTAAATCGGAGTCTTAGACGATGAAACAAATAACCAAATCCCGATCCACACAATTTAGCTCGAAACCCTAAAAGTAAAGGCGGATCAAGTCAACGCAACTGCAAAAACTATACACATGAATACAAACAAGATCAATAATAATTAACTGTACAGATTTAATCATCAATTTAGATTCCCTATTACATAACATCTCAATCAACAATATATAGGAACAATATTATAACTTTTGTAAAATCAATTGTACTATGTCCAAATTTATGTGTATAACGAATTCAAAGAATTGGAGAAGGAGTTCTTACGTGGGAAAAATCGCTAATAGCTGATTTGGAAGAAGAGGGGGCAGATTTAGGAATATGGGAAGTCCCCGATGTGTTGAAGAGCAGCTTTctaagaagagaaaaagaaagaaactttTTAAAGCTAGtattaaattgggaatttggtaTTGCATGATCCAACAACTTTATTTATAGTTTCAAAAATAAATCCGTTAATGcaagctatataaatatatatatattattataaaagtatgaatacaatgtcggtttacaaaaataatcttataatattaagtataataacgcataataaaaggacataatcaAAATTTTAGATATTAGACTTATAATTCTATTAGTTTTAgaacataatactacacgttaggaatcctacatgattacctttggaaatcttattagtataattaattttcggttgtctaattcatataaaattgaacaagtaaatatattTAGTTAtataatcctattacttttaggatatacttcttaaaaatttatattactaatttaatttgaaaacgtattataatgttctattactaatttaatttgagaatgtattatattgtccaaatccatttagaaaaaggagaacctatattattataaaagtataaatacaatattaatataccagAATAGCCCACAAATATTAAACGGGAGAACTCATAGGGAAATGGCATAACTGcaataacttattttttggactacaatatcttctatgctaatttttaatatttaatattttaaaattaataaaatttgtctattaaattcttattaaaaatatgtaggaagatttaataaaatcaatttcatcaGAATCTTCCGTACTGGCAATACGttaccactccataatgtccaataccaaaataaagtaatattaaatggactgcataaagagttgacattgaggaaaaaaaaaagatacgcccatgataatatatttttatattatatttaaactatttttctactcaaataatatttttttattaatttttcgtgtaatatttaaaaatacccaattattaaactacaattaagaaaatatttaagaatataaatgtgtgagaaagagaaaaaaaaatagttggtaAGACTCAATATCACTAATGATTCTACcgacataaagatctaaaagtgaaatgtcatatcaatcttttactctttgaaaataaaatttatggtagataaaattataattaagactaaatattcaaaataagagatgaactaatattaagatctaaattaacatagaataaattattttttatgttaaaattaaaaaattaaatcttttaattaattatttagtaagagaatccaattcaattatttttttaaattcatcacatgaataaaattcttattcaagttaaaaagaa
This DNA window, taken from Nicotiana tabacum cultivar K326 chromosome 15, ASM71507v2, whole genome shotgun sequence, encodes the following:
- the LOC107826661 gene encoding ADP-ribosylation factor, yielding MGLSFTKLFSRLFAKKEMRILMVGLDAAGKTTILYKLKLGEIVTTIPTIGFNVETVEYKNISFTVWDVGGQDKIRPLWRHYFQNTQGLIFVVDSNDRDRVVEARDELHRMLNEDELRDAVLLVFANKQDLPNAMNAAEITDKLGLHSLRQRHWYIQSTCATSGEGLYEGLDWLSNNIASKA